CGAATGATGGCCGAAGTTCTGCTCGATTCGATCGACCAGACCCTCGGGACGGTGACGTCGTTCACGCGATTGGCTTTCCCGGGTGCCGATTTCCAGGACACCGACTTCTACGAGAAGGGAACGCGCGCAATCGAACTCTACGACTCATCGGTCGATTCGTACTTCTTGCAAACGTTCGGACGTAACCCGCGCGAGATCACGTGCGAGTGCGAACGCAGCAGCGAACCCAGCATGGTTCAGGTACTGCACCTGTCCAACGGAAACACGTTGAACGGAAAACTCGAAGACAAAGAGAATTTCATCGGCAAACAGATCGAAGCGGGCGCCGATGACGCTGCCATCATCGAATCCTTGTTCCAGCGAGCGCTGGTTCGATCGCCCACCGCGGATGAAATGAAGTCGCTTTTGGATGTCGCACGCGAATATGGCGACGACCGAGCGACGGCGCTGCAAGACGTCGCCTGGAGCATTCTGACCAGCACCGAATTCGCATTCAATCATTGAGTATTCCCCTATGTCACCGATCACGCGTACGCTCCTGATCCTCCTGTTCGCAATCGTCACGCGGGACGCCACGTGGGCCGTCGCCCCGGTCGATTACGCCCGCGATGTATTCCCCATTTTTCAAACCTATTGCATCGGGTGCCATGCCGAAGGTGACGAAGAAGGCGGGTTCGTGATGGAATCCCATGCCGGGTTGATGGCCGGTGGGGAAAACGGCGCGGCGATCACGGCGGGCGAACCGAACAGCAGCCGCTTGTTCTTGATGGCGACTGGCAAGTTGGAACCAGTGATGCCGCCGGATGGTGAAGAACGACCCAGCGAAGAAGAACTGGCAACGATCGCGGCGTGGATTGAACAGGGGGCGATTGAACAGGGTGCGATCGGGCCCGACGGTGACGTGCCCATCAAGCGTGAACTGCGGACTCCCAAGATCGCGACGAACGAAAACGTTCGGCTTCCGGTCACGGCCATTGCCACGTCGACCGATGGATCGCTTCGCGCGGTCGCAAGATTTGCGAAGATCGAAGTGATCGACAACCACGACAAAGTCATTCAAACCATTTCGGGCGCGTTCGGCAAAGTCAACTCGCTCCACTTTTCAAACGACGCGGCTCGGTTGCTTGTAGCGTCCGGTACGACAGGTGCGTACGGGGAAGCGTTCCTGTTTGACGTCGCCACCGGCACGGTGATTTCTCAGTTGGTCGGGCACCGCGACGTTCTCTATTCGGCCGAGTTTTCGCCGGATGAATCGATCATCGCAACCGCAGGATACGACCGGACCATCATTTTGTGGGATTCCGAATCGGGTGAAGCGATTCGTAAGTTGACCGGGCACAATGGGGCGATCTTCGACCTGGCGTTTTCGCCCGACGGTAAGGTGCTGGTCAGTGGCTGCGCAGACGACACGGCCAAGGTTTGGAACGTCGCGACGGGCGAGCGTTTGGATACGCTCAGCCAACCCGAAGGCGAAGTCTTTGACGTTGCCGTCACGGCCGATGGCAAGTTCGTTCTCGCCGCCAGCGCCGACAATCGGCTGAGAGTTTGGCGCCTGAGGTCGATCGACAAGCCGCGGATCAACCCGATCGTGGCGACACGCTTCGTCGACGAAGCGCCGCTGGTCAGGATGGCGATTCTGCCGGACGGGAAATCCGTTTTGGTGATGAGCGAGGCGGGCAACATCAAAGTCATTCGCACGTCGGATTGGACACAAGTGGCATCGTTGGAACCGGTCGGTGCGGGCGTCAGCGATTTGTCGATCACCGGCGACGGCACGATGGCTTGGGTCACAACGATGAACGGTGATGTTGTTCGAAGGGCGTTGCCGAAAGTCGCCGACCAACGATCTGAATCCTCGGAAACCATCAAGCCGGTCTACCTGGACTTGGGCGAGTTGACGAAATTGAGCGAGGCTGGCGAAGCGGACGGATTGCGAACTGTGACCGACGTGCCGCGAGGTGCGGTCGCGTCGGGAAAGATCGAATCGGCCGACGATACGGACTACTTTCGTTTCACTGCCCGCGGCGGCGAAGTCTGGGCGATCGAGACGGATGCGAAAAAGGTCGGCGATAACGAATCGCGGATCGATCCCATCGTTGCGATCCTGGATGACGGGGGTGCGCCAGTTCTAAGGACGCGACTGCAAGCGGTTCGTGATTCGTACTTTACCTTTCGCGGCAAAGACAGTTCGCAAACGGGCGACTTCCGTGTCTTCAATTGGGAAGAGATGAAGTTGAACGAGTTTCTCTATTCGGGCGGCGAAGTCACTCGGTTGGCGGTCTATCCTCGTGGGCCGGATTCTGGATTCAATGTTTACCCGAACGAGGGTTCTCGGTGGACGTACTTCGGGACGTCGCACACGACGCACGCATTGGGGGAACCGGCCTTTGTCGTCCGCCCGTTGGGCAAAGGAGAATCGCCAACGGCTAACGGGTTACCCGTGTTCGACATCTACTATGAAAACGACGATGACCCAATGCGATTGGCAGGATCGTCCAGTCGAATTCTGTTCACCGCGCCGGCCGACGGGATGTACACGATCCGTGTCGGTGATACTCGAGGTGAAGGCGGAAACGACTACACCTACGAAATGACGCTTCGTGCGGCCACGCCGTCGTTCGATCCCAAGATCGACATGATCGATAAGCCGTTGAAGCGCGGCGCAGGCCGTGAAGCAACCCTGCGAATCGATCGCCTGGACGGGTTCGATGGCCCGGTCACGTTTGACGTTTTGGGAATGCCGGATGAAGCAGTCTCGAACTTTCCAGTCACGATCGAGTCGGGCCAGCGTTTTGCCCACGCCGTCGTCTGGATCGCCGAAAACACGAAAGGCTGGGACGGCGAAGTTTCGCCGCAAGTCGTCGCCCGGGGAAGGGTTGCCGGTCGCGTGATCGAACGGCAAGTCGGAACACTCGGCAAGTTGACAGTCACCGATCGCCCCAACGTCATCCCCACGATCGTGCCGATCGGCGAACCCACGATCGTGCCGATCGGCGAACCGAGTTCGGGTCACTCGTCGAATTGGACATTGTCGGTCCGGCGGGGCGAAACCGTTGCGGCGAAAGTGGTTCTGGACCGTAGAGCCGACTTCAAGAACGAGGTCAGCTTTGGCAAGGAAGAATCGGGTCGCAACGCGGCTCACGGCGTTTACGTTGACAACATCGGCCTGAACGGGCTGTTGGCATTGGAAGGGATGACGGAGCGGGACTTTTTCATCACCGCCGATCCGGTCGCCAAGCTGGGAAAGCGGACATTTTTCCTCAAAGCCAACGTGGATGGTGGATTGACCACCCACCCGATCAACATCGACGTGCTGCCTTAGGGGGAGCCAACGAACTGAGCCCAAAATGATTGGGCCCGAAATGATTGGGCCCGAGGCGTTGGCGGTCCCCCTTGAGAATTTTGGGGACGTTCGTTATCCTTGCCGCTCTCACCCAACAAATTCAACGTTTTTTACGATACAGGACGCCTCGAAATGGCACACAAAAAGGGACAGGGCTCCAGCCGTAACGGTCGCGATTCGAACGGTCAGCGCCGCGGAGTCAAGAAGTTCGGTGGTGAAGCTGTCATCGCAGGCAACATCCTGATCCGCCAGGTCGGTACCAAATGGCACCCCGGTCGAGGCGTCGGGCAAGGTAACGACTACACGCTTTACGCGTTGATCGATGGCAAAGTGATGTTCGACCGAAAAGGTCGCCGTATCAACGTGGTCGCCAACGAAGCTGTCGCAACCGCTTAGTCTGCGATCGCCCGATCTGATTCAAATAAAACGCCTCGTCATTGAACGAGGCGTTTTTTTGTTTGCCCGTGTCGCTGGATGCACAGTCTTTCGAAAGGCCGTCGATCAGCGAACCAAATTCGTCGCACCTTGGATCACCGGCCGCGTTGCGATCGCCGGGACGGCGTCATCCAATTCGGCTCGTGCCAGCAATTTCGCCCCCGCGTCGCTCGGCTGGTCATCCGTTGGCGGCATCCACTTAGCGACGGTTTCGATCGCGGCCTTGGCAACGGTCCCCGTCGACTTGAACATCGACGCCAACACTCGCCCGATCGCGGCGGGGCTTTCCAAGCTCGCGACTTCGAATGAACGAACGGCGGATTGGAAGTTGCCGGCGACTTGGTCGATCAAGCAATCCGGAGATGATTGGATCGACGATGCGGTCGAAGCAAAGCAGGAGTCCATCAACTCGTCCGCGAACGCTTGCTCTAACATCGAATCGACGGTCAAGGCTTTGTCGTTGCGTAGACAAAACGAACGTGACGTCGCTGCCGAAAACATGCTCCATCGCTTCAGGTCTCGTTTGGACCAGTCGTAGGCGAAGTAGTCTTCTTCGATCGTTGCGACGAAAACGGATCCGCCGATCAGCGGATCGATCGGCTGGATTTCGATCGCGGGTGACTTAGGAATGAGCGGAAAAGAAGTGTCTGACCCCTTTTGTGCGAAGCACCCGAAGGGCCGGTTCCCGGCAAAAGGGGTCGGACACTTTTTTCTCGCAAGGCCTTTAGCGGCCACTGCATCGGCCAGTGATTGCGATTGAGCGTCCGACACGAAATCACTGAACCAAGCCTGCAGCTTCTCGACACTCGCGAGCGACCCTTCGACGTAAGGGCCGACCATGGCAAACGGTTCCACGAACTGTTGAACCTGAATGCCGGTTGCCGCTACGGCGGTCGTCGCCAGTGCCGCAACGGTCAATCCGCTGGTTTCTGTCACGGGATCCGCTTGGCGAGGGACGGGGCACGAGTCATGCGTCGCGAAGTCTCCCGCCGGTGCCTCAACCCAACCACACAGCTCTTCGGTCCCACTCAGCTCGACGGGACAGCAAACACTCGGCTGCCCGATCGACGCCGCTTCGTCGTCATCCAGAGAATGGTTCGATCGATCGGTATGCATCATGCCAGGGACAGGGACTTTGTATCCCGAGTCGCTGAATTGGTCAGCGCGGGCAACATCGCCTGCAGTGGCGGCGACGGTCGAACCGGCGACGAGAGCAGCAAGTGCGATGCGTCGAATTCGTTGACAGATGCGATGGATCATGATCGGACGTTCCTGAATATTTGAACGCGGGCGAGGCAGCCGCGGTGAGGGACCGACCGCAGGACCGGGGGGCGTCCGGCGGCATCGGTGCTTGGTTAATTTGGCGGGGGACAACACAAGCGAGCAACCTATCGTCCGGTAACGCGTCGCACTGCGGTGACAGAAGTGCTATCGGCGACTTTGACGCCCAGGCTGGCCTTTACGAGCCGGAAAGATGCATCGAATATCGATGACCGGTTCGGTTGTGCCGAATGATCGACCATTGCGTGAACGGCAAAGTTGCTTCATTCGCGAAGCAGTTCGCGCAACACCGCGAGCGCGCGATCATAGATCCCCGGCGCCGACTGGCTTCGCGAACCGGCGATGTTCAACGTCTTGGGGCGAACCCTTTTCAGCCACCTTTTGGCCTCGTCCAATTCATCGGTATCGATGCGAACGACGAAGTACGGACGACGGTAACGTTTGCAAACCTCACGCGTCAGCAGCGTACCACCCTTCAAGACGCGTTCGTGAAGTATCAGCGTCGCATCGCTATCGATCACGTTCTGGGCTGTCCTTGGCGGATACTTGCGTGACGTATGTTCGGTCAGTTGATAGCGAGTCGGAATGCTACCGTCTTCTGCCAACCGGCCTTTCGGACACCACCCGCCATGCTCGATCCCGCTTTCGATGGCAAAATCGAGACCCGCGCGGTCCACGCCCGTTTGACCACCCGACACGATCCGCGTCGGACGATAGGGCGAGTCATCGATCGGACCGTCACTCGGTTCGACATCTTCGTCAAACAAGCCACTTTCGTATTGGTCGTTTTCGTTAGGATCGGGCACAGAACGTCGATTCGATTGCAACGCAGCGGATTCGATCGGGTCACAGATTTGCGACCCGACTTAAATCTCAAAGCTACGTTTTACCCGATTCCAAAGCGTCTCGGGTTTTCCGAGTATCGAGGCCCACGTGTCCCAAGAATCTGGAACGGGAGAAACAAATTCCATCGTCGTCTTCAGCGTCGGATGATCGACCTGCAATCGCCAACTGTGCAGTGCGATGCCGGGTGCAAATCCTCGACGCCCACCGTATTTGACGTCGCCGAGGACGGGGAATCCACGATCAGCAAACTGGACGCGGATCTGGTGCTTGCGGCCGCTGATCAGTTGGATCGCCAGCACGGTCGCTGATTCGGTTCGGCCTAGGACCAAGTATCGCAGCGCCGCTTCTTGTGTGTTTTTTCCGTCCGGAACCACGCGCATCCGCTTGGCCGGTTCGTCTTTGCGAACATGGTCGACCAAGAAGCCCTCGTCGCCTTCGATTTCATTGTCGACACCAAAACCGCCTTCGACGATCGCCAAGTAGATTTTGCCGGCGCCGCCGCCAGATTTGTCAGCGAACTGTGGCGTCAATCGCGAGGCCGACTTGCTGGTCCGCGCCAACACCAACGTGCCTGTCGTCATCGAGTCCAAACGGCTGACGACGCCGATGAAGACTTTGCCGGGTTTTTGATGCTTGATGCGAACATAGTCGCACGCCATTTCATGCACCGTCGGCATTCCCGGTTCGGCACCCATCGTGGCGATGCCAGCCGGTTTATTGACGACCAACAGGTGGTTGTCCTCGAAAAGGACGGAAAGGTTACTCATGGCGGTCTATGCCAATCGGTCGCTGGCGATGTGATATTGCGGATCTTCGGAAACGTTGACTTCGACCAAATCGCCGGCATTGTCCAACAGTCCGCGACACTCTTCGCTCAAGTGTGTCAGGTGCAGTCGCTTGCCAGCGGTTTGGTACTTTTCAGCCAACCCGTTGATGGCTTCCAAGCCGGACTGATCGTAGACGCGTGTGTAATAGAAGTCGATGACCACGTCGTCCGGATCGTTGGCAACGTCGAACATATCTTTGAACGATTGGACCGACGCAAAGAATAGCGGCCCGTGCAATTGATAGATCTTGCTGCCGAATTCATTCATCTTCACGTCCGCACCCATGTGCGTCGCGTGCTGCCATGCGAACACGAGGGCCGACACGATCACACCCAGGATCACGGCCGAAGCCAGATCGTGCATGAACACTGTGTATCCGGCGACCAATACCATCACCAACATGTCCGAGGTCGGCATCCGGCGGAACATCTTTAGCGACGCCCACTCGAACGTACCGATCACGACCATGAACATCACACCGACCAGGGCCGCCATTGGAATCTGTTCGATCCAGGGTGCCAAAAACAAAACGAACAACAGCAAGCAAACGGATGCTGTCACGCCCGACAATCGACCGCGTCCGCCCGAATTGACGTTGATCAACGATTGCCCGATCATCGCGCATCCGCCCATCCCGCCAAACAATCCGCACGTCACATTCGCGACGCCCTGGCCGATACATTCGCGGTTACCTTTACCGCGTGTTTCGGTGATTTCATCGATTAGCGTCAGCGTCATCAGCGACTCGATCAAGCCGACGCCGCAAAGAACAATGGCGAACGGCAGAATGATTTTCAGCGTCGTCCAATTCAGCGGCACCATCTCGTAATCCAGGAAGAACAAACGGGGCAGCCCGCCGCTGATCCCCGATCCACCGTCGTCGGTCGATGCGATCGCGGCTGCAACTTTGTTCGCGGCTGCCTTCACGTCGTTCGTTTCGTCAACCAAGCTCGGTTTTTGAGCGCTGACCAACGTCGCATCGGTACCTTGCGACAAGTCGATTTCGAGTGCCGCATCACCTTGTAGCATTGCCAAGTCAGCTCTCGCATCGGCGACGGCTTTGGCTTTCGTGTTGGTACGAAGCATGTCGCCGACGGTTGCCAGTGCATTGGGTTGCCCCGGTTCGACGCCACGATTGATTGCGATCGAGATCAACGTGATCGTCAAGATTGCAGCCAACGACGGCGGAACTGCTCGCGTCAATTTTGGTAGCCAGGCAATGATCGCCATTGTCAATGCGACCAGCCCTAACATCATTCCCAGTCGACTGCCCGTCAGATACACCAAGTTGCCGTCATCAGACAACGTTTTGAAACTGCCCAACTGGGCAAGCCCGATGACGATTGCCAATCCGTTGACGAAGCCCAGCATGACCGAGTGCGGCACCATGCGAATCAGCTTTCCTAGTCGCCCCATGCCGATCGCGATCTGGAAAATGCCACAAAGAATTACCGTTGGAAACAGGTACTCGACGCCGTGGGTCGCAACCAACGCGACGACGACAACAGCCATGGCGCCGGTGGCTCCCGAAATCATTCCTGGCCGCCCACCGACAACGGCGGTGATCAAGCCCAAAAAGAATGCCGAATACAATCCGATCAGCGGCGAGACACCCGCCACAAAGGCAAATGCGATGGCTTCGGGAACAAGCGCGAGGGCAACCGTGATACCGGACAGAACGTCGTTCTTGATCGAGCCAGATTGTTGACGAAAAAAATTGAGCATCGGGTCGCAGGGCAAGGAGGGAGTTCATCTATGGCGAAAAAGAACTCTAACACACCCACTAAAAAACGATAGTTCTTCAGACATTGCGAGTGCTTTCGCCCCATTAAAGCAGCCGGGCACCCCGATCGGCCCCCACAATCGGCGATCAACGATACGCGTCGCGAAGCACCTGCATCGTGTGCTTGACCTCGATTTTCGATCCGGTCTGTTTCAAGTGAATGGCCAACTGCGTCATGCATCCGATATTGCCGGTTGCAACGACATCTGCATCCGTCGCGATCACGTTGGCGGCCTTCTGCTGTCCAAGCGACGCGGCGATTTCGGGCTGGTCCATGTTGTAGGTCCCCGCCGAACCACAGCACAAATGCGAATCGGTAATTTCAAGAAGCTCCAGTCCAGGAACCATTCGCAACAGCGATCGGGGTTGCGACCGCACCCCTTGAGCATTCGACAAGTGGCACGCGTCGTGATAGGCGACTCGCAAAGGCAGACGCGTGTCGGGACGTTCCGCCAAGTCACCCAACGATACTAAGAACGCCGAAACATCGACGACGCGATGACGAAACGCATCGGCGCGAGACTGGTCGGCCGTGCCTTTTAGGATCAGGTGGTATTCATGCATCCCGCTGCCACAACCGGCCGCGTTGGTCACGATCGCATCGACGTCATCGGGAAACGCATTCAGATTTTGACGTGCAAAGTGTTGCGCCGCCGGAAGGTTCCCGACGTGCCAGCTTAGCGCGCCACAGCACGTTTGATTCCGCGGCACGATCACTTCGACACCGTTCCGCGTCAGCACGTCGATGGTGGCCGTGTTGATATCAGGATCCAAAACACTTTGCGCGCACCCCGTCAGCAGCGCGACCCGAGCCCGCCGCGTGCCGATCGCCGGATTGACCTCGGCCCACGTTTGCTTGGGCGGCAATCGGTCGGGCAACAGTTCCAGCATCACGCGTAGAAATTCGGGCATCAGCGACTTGGGCAACATCGACGCAAACGGCTTCACCAGCCGCCCCGACATTGCGGCCAAACGAAACCGAGTCGGGTAGGGCAGCGTCATCTGGGCAATCGTTCGGCGCATTCGATCGGCGATCGTTCGCGTTCGCTTCGGTTCCATGATCGCGCGAAAGGGACTGATCAGATCGCGATAGGGAACGCCCGATGGACACGCCGGTTCGCACGCCAAGCATCCCAAGCACGGATCCAAGTGTGGCGTCGCCTGGTCGATCGTCAAAGTGCCCTCGAGCACTTCTTTCATCAACACGATTCGGCCGCGCGGCGAATCGGCTTCTTGACCGAGTTCTTGATAGGTCGGACAAGCCGCCAAGCAGAAACCACAATGAACGCACGTGCTGACCGCGGCGACCATGTCCGGCCCCAACGCTCCGTGATCATCAGGTCGGATGTTGTGGAGCATCGGGTGTTACTTTCGGGCTTTGGTTACAGGTGCGGATCCGCGAGCGGCGTCGCGGACCGGACACAGCTTAACGCGTTTACTCGCCGAATCCGATCGGCAACATCACACGCTGGTTGCCTCGGCGAACGATCAGCCTCAGGATTTGGCGAGACTTTTCGGCTTGTGCAAAAATCTTTGCCAATTGAGGCACCGACATCAGGTCGGTACCGTCGGCTGATTCGATCACGTCGCCGGCTTGCAGTCGCGCGTCCGATGCGATGCCTTCGTCACGCACGCTGCTGACGATCAAGCCGCTTTGCAGACCCGTGTAACCATATTGCTGGGCCGTTTCCGGCGTGACCGGCACAAGCTCGGCACCGAACTGCTCATCGAAGCCGGTGAACATTGCCATCGCTTCTTCGGTGCGTTCACCCAGCTTGACCTGCAAGTTCAACATTTGCCCGTTGCGATTGACTTCCATTTTCACGGTCGACCCCGGCGCCCGGCTAGCCACATAGTTCTTCAACTGGGTACCGCCCACGATCTCGCGACCGTCCAATTTTGTGACCACGTCGCCTGGTTGCAAACCGGCTTTCGCGGCCGGCTGGTTCTCCAGCACGCCGCCGATCAAGCCGCCGATGCGAACTTTCAAATCAAAGCTATTCACGCTCTCGGGTGTCACGTCGACGACTTGGGCGCCCAAGAAGCCGCGGTGGACCTCGCCGGTTTCAATGATCTGGTTCAAGACCGGCGCCGCCAACGAAACGGGGATGGCGAAACCGATGCCGGCGCTGCCGCCCGATCGCGACAGAATCGCGGTATTGATACCGACCAACTCGCCTCGCAAGTTCACAAGCGGACCGCCCGAGTTGCCTGGGTTGATCGCCGCATCGGTTTGCAAAAAGTCTTCGAATCCTTCGCCGTCGGCAATGATCCGTTGGACGCGGTTCTTGCCGCTGATGATCCCAGCGGTAACCGTTTGGTCCAACCCGAAGGGGCTGCCGATCGCCAGCACCCAATCGCCGACGCGGATGTCATCACTGCTGCCCATCATCGCCGCACGCAGGCCCGTCAAGTTCACCTTCACGACGGCCAAGTCCGATTGGGGATCCGTTCCGACGATGGTTCCCGTTTCGATGCGGCCGTCGGAAAACTCGACCGTCAATTCGTCCGCATCTTCGATGACGTGGTTGTTGGTCAAGATGTAGCCATCGGCGCGAACGATCACGCCGCTGCCCATGCCGCTGGACTCGCGTTCTTGCAATTGGCCACCACCGCCGCCAAAGAAGTCCTCGAACCCGGGTGGCAATCCTTGGGGACTGCGGCGGCTGCGCGTACGGACGATTTGTTTTTGCTTTGTTTTGATGCTGACGACACTCGGACGCATCAATTCGGCCACGTTACGAAACGCCGTCGAAAGGTTGTCAGCCGTCGTCAGGTTTTGGCGTTGAACGGCTCGAGCTTCCGGCGGCGCATCTTGCCCAATCGCTTCATTTTGCAAACTCTGGGGCAGCGACATGACGACGCCCGTGGTCAAGGACCCGACCAACATGGCGGCCAACGCAAACGAAACACTCTTCCAATAGTTGGGCATCAAGAAGTTCTCCTCAGGAGGTAGTTTTAAAGTCAGTCGCGTGGATGGGGCATTCATAGACCCACAACCGTATGGCCGAACGCCCGACGCATCCACCTATTCATTTATTTTCATTCCAACTTGGTCCGTCAAGCAAACGTCAACCATTTCTTTTTTCTCGCGTCGCACGAATCGCTTGCCGTCTGCTACTCTTAATGACTGCAATGCCATCCAGGGACTGCTCTCCTCTTTGGCACGAAGACTCGAAGCGAAACCATTGGATGGAGTTCGATCTAAAATGCGCGACACTTTGACAGTGATTCTGGCTGGCGGTCGTGGTTCAAGGCTAGAACCGCTGACCCGCGATCGGGCCAAGCCAGCCGTTCCATTCGGTGGCCTGTACCGGATCATCGATTTCGTGCTCAGCAACTGTCTTAACAGTGGCATGCGCAAAATTTTGCTTTTGACGCAGTACAAGGCACAATCGCTCGAT
The sequence above is a segment of the Rubripirellula tenax genome. Coding sequences within it:
- a CDS encoding c-type cytochrome domain-containing protein: MSPITRTLLILLFAIVTRDATWAVAPVDYARDVFPIFQTYCIGCHAEGDEEGGFVMESHAGLMAGGENGAAITAGEPNSSRLFLMATGKLEPVMPPDGEERPSEEELATIAAWIEQGAIEQGAIGPDGDVPIKRELRTPKIATNENVRLPVTAIATSTDGSLRAVARFAKIEVIDNHDKVIQTISGAFGKVNSLHFSNDAARLLVASGTTGAYGEAFLFDVATGTVISQLVGHRDVLYSAEFSPDESIIATAGYDRTIILWDSESGEAIRKLTGHNGAIFDLAFSPDGKVLVSGCADDTAKVWNVATGERLDTLSQPEGEVFDVAVTADGKFVLAASADNRLRVWRLRSIDKPRINPIVATRFVDEAPLVRMAILPDGKSVLVMSEAGNIKVIRTSDWTQVASLEPVGAGVSDLSITGDGTMAWVTTMNGDVVRRALPKVADQRSESSETIKPVYLDLGELTKLSEAGEADGLRTVTDVPRGAVASGKIESADDTDYFRFTARGGEVWAIETDAKKVGDNESRIDPIVAILDDGGAPVLRTRLQAVRDSYFTFRGKDSSQTGDFRVFNWEEMKLNEFLYSGGEVTRLAVYPRGPDSGFNVYPNEGSRWTYFGTSHTTHALGEPAFVVRPLGKGESPTANGLPVFDIYYENDDDPMRLAGSSSRILFTAPADGMYTIRVGDTRGEGGNDYTYEMTLRAATPSFDPKIDMIDKPLKRGAGREATLRIDRLDGFDGPVTFDVLGMPDEAVSNFPVTIESGQRFAHAVVWIAENTKGWDGEVSPQVVARGRVAGRVIERQVGTLGKLTVTDRPNVIPTIVPIGEPTIVPIGEPSSGHSSNWTLSVRRGETVAAKVVLDRRADFKNEVSFGKEESGRNAAHGVYVDNIGLNGLLALEGMTERDFFITADPVAKLGKRTFFLKANVDGGLTTHPINIDVLP
- a CDS encoding SulP family inorganic anion transporter, with the translated sequence MLNFFRQQSGSIKNDVLSGITVALALVPEAIAFAFVAGVSPLIGLYSAFFLGLITAVVGGRPGMISGATGAMAVVVVALVATHGVEYLFPTVILCGIFQIAIGMGRLGKLIRMVPHSVMLGFVNGLAIVIGLAQLGSFKTLSDDGNLVYLTGSRLGMMLGLVALTMAIIAWLPKLTRAVPPSLAAILTITLISIAINRGVEPGQPNALATVGDMLRTNTKAKAVADARADLAMLQGDAALEIDLSQGTDATLVSAQKPSLVDETNDVKAAANKVAAAIASTDDGGSGISGGLPRLFFLDYEMVPLNWTTLKIILPFAIVLCGVGLIESLMTLTLIDEITETRGKGNRECIGQGVANVTCGLFGGMGGCAMIGQSLINVNSGGRGRLSGVTASVCLLLFVLFLAPWIEQIPMAALVGVMFMVVIGTFEWASLKMFRRMPTSDMLVMVLVAGYTVFMHDLASAVILGVIVSALVFAWQHATHMGADVKMNEFGSKIYQLHGPLFFASVQSFKDMFDVANDPDDVVIDFYYTRVYDQSGLEAINGLAEKYQTAGKRLHLTHLSEECRGLLDNAGDLVEVNVSEDPQYHIASDRLA
- a CDS encoding putative molybdenum carrier protein, which codes for MPDPNENDQYESGLFDEDVEPSDGPIDDSPYRPTRIVSGGQTGVDRAGLDFAIESGIEHGGWCPKGRLAEDGSIPTRYQLTEHTSRKYPPRTAQNVIDSDATLILHERVLKGGTLLTREVCKRYRRPYFVVRIDTDELDEAKRWLKRVRPKTLNIAGSRSQSAPGIYDRALAVLRELLRE
- a CDS encoding (Fe-S)-binding protein, producing the protein MLHNIRPDDHGALGPDMVAAVSTCVHCGFCLAACPTYQELGQEADSPRGRIVLMKEVLEGTLTIDQATPHLDPCLGCLACEPACPSGVPYRDLISPFRAIMEPKRTRTIADRMRRTIAQMTLPYPTRFRLAAMSGRLVKPFASMLPKSLMPEFLRVMLELLPDRLPPKQTWAEVNPAIGTRRARVALLTGCAQSVLDPDINTATIDVLTRNGVEVIVPRNQTCCGALSWHVGNLPAAQHFARQNLNAFPDDVDAIVTNAAGCGSGMHEYHLILKGTADQSRADAFRHRVVDVSAFLVSLGDLAERPDTRLPLRVAYHDACHLSNAQGVRSQPRSLLRMVPGLELLEITDSHLCCGSAGTYNMDQPEIAASLGQQKAANVIATDADVVATGNIGCMTQLAIHLKQTGSKIEVKHTMQVLRDAYR
- the rpmA gene encoding 50S ribosomal protein L27; translation: MAHKKGQGSSRNGRDSNGQRRGVKKFGGEAVIAGNILIRQVGTKWHPGRGVGQGNDYTLYALIDGKVMFDRKGRRINVVANEAVATA
- a CDS encoding Do family serine endopeptidase, encoding MPNYWKSVSFALAAMLVGSLTTGVVMSLPQSLQNEAIGQDAPPEARAVQRQNLTTADNLSTAFRNVAELMRPSVVSIKTKQKQIVRTRSRRSPQGLPPGFEDFFGGGGGQLQERESSGMGSGVIVRADGYILTNNHVIEDADELTVEFSDGRIETGTIVGTDPQSDLAVVKVNLTGLRAAMMGSSDDIRVGDWVLAIGSPFGLDQTVTAGIISGKNRVQRIIADGEGFEDFLQTDAAINPGNSGGPLVNLRGELVGINTAILSRSGGSAGIGFAIPVSLAAPVLNQIIETGEVHRGFLGAQVVDVTPESVNSFDLKVRIGGLIGGVLENQPAAKAGLQPGDVVTKLDGREIVGGTQLKNYVASRAPGSTVKMEVNRNGQMLNLQVKLGERTEEAMAMFTGFDEQFGAELVPVTPETAQQYGYTGLQSGLIVSSVRDEGIASDARLQAGDVIESADGTDLMSVPQLAKIFAQAEKSRQILRLIVRRGNQRVMLPIGFGE
- a CDS encoding RluA family pseudouridine synthase, with the protein product MSNLSVLFEDNHLLVVNKPAGIATMGAEPGMPTVHEMACDYVRIKHQKPGKVFIGVVSRLDSMTTGTLVLARTSKSASRLTPQFADKSGGGAGKIYLAIVEGGFGVDNEIEGDEGFLVDHVRKDEPAKRMRVVPDGKNTQEAALRYLVLGRTESATVLAIQLISGRKHQIRVQFADRGFPVLGDVKYGGRRGFAPGIALHSWRLQVDHPTLKTTMEFVSPVPDSWDTWASILGKPETLWNRVKRSFEI